Proteins co-encoded in one Arachis hypogaea cultivar Tifrunner chromosome 11, arahy.Tifrunner.gnm2.J5K5, whole genome shotgun sequence genomic window:
- the LOC112719912 gene encoding protein NUCLEAR FUSION DEFECTIVE 4 has translation MSSSSFSSSSSTSSSSLSSSSTTLQWLSLVGIIWLQSINGTNTNFPAYSSQLKELLSISQIQLNNLAFASDAGKLFGWFSGLASLYLPLWLVLIIGSTLGLIGYGVQYLFLTNHISNLSYWHVFLLTFLAGNSICWINTVCYVVTIRNFLSHSQVAVGITTSYQGLSAKVYTNVVDAFFSPQKNKARAFLLLNSVLPLAIGLIVAPILRQTKATSNSSSDYYIGFGVIFVITIATGIYAVVSILEFVSSKISSLGVLIGILVSLFLPLLVPISFKINQLVKSWHENREKLRVYHYTLEENYITNTNNDEVKESDEEEEKEVCVVREEIGVNLMVKRIDFWLYFFVYFFGATIGLVFLNNLGQIAESRGSSNTSSLVSLSSSFGFFGRLMPSLMDYFHRGKSRVSRPACMVALMSPMSCAFFLLQNSTEISLYISTALIGVCTGAITSIAVSTTTELFGTKNFSVNHNVVVANIPIGSFIFGYSAAILYHKEGYNSNNINNHGKCMGMDCYANTFKIWSCFCLLGTFLALILYVRTRKFYSQR, from the exons atgtcttcttcttcattttcatcatcatcgtcaacttcttcttcttcattatcatcatcatcaacaactcTTCAATGGTTAAGTTTAGTAGGAATAATTTGGCTCCAATCCATAAATGGAACAAACACAAATTTTCCAGCATACTCTTCCCAACtcaaagagcttctctcaatctCCCAAATCCAACTCAACAACCTTGCTTTTGCCTCAGATGCTGGAAAACTCTTTGGTTGGTTCTCTGGCCTTGCTTCTCTCTACCTTCCCCTTTGGCTTGTTCTAATCATAGGTTCAACTCTTGGCCTCATTGGTTATGGTGTTCAATATCTCTTCCTAACTAACCATatctcaaatctctcttattGGCATGTTTTCTTGCTAACTTTCCTTGCTGGCAATAGCATTTGTTGGATCAACACAGTTTGTTATGTTGTTACAATAAGAAATTTCTTGTCTCATAGTCAAGTAGCTGTTGGAATCACAACTAGTTACCAAGGTTTGAGTGCTAAGGTTTATACCAATGTTGTTGATGCTTTTTTCTCACCACAAAAGAACAAGGCTAGAGCATTTTTGTTGCTAAACTCTGTTTTGCCCTTGGCAATAGGGTTAATTGTAGCTCCTATTCTTAGACAAACCAAAGccacatcaaattcatcaagtgATTATTATATTGGGTTTGGTGTGATTTTTGTGATCACAATTGCAACTGGGATTTATGCTGTGGTTAGTATTTTGGAATTTGTGTCTAGCAAAATTTCATCACTTGGGGTTTTAATTGGTATCTTAGTGTCACTTTTCTTGCCACTATTGGTTCCAATTTCATTCAAGATCAATCAATTAGTTAAATCATGGCATGAAAATAGGGAGAAGCTTAGAGTGTACCATTACACTCTAGAGGAGAATTACATCACCAATACTAATAATGATGAAGTCAAAGAgagtgatgaagaagaagaaaaagaagtgtgTGTTGTTAGAGAAGAAATTGGAGTGAATTTGATGGTCAAAAGAATAGACTTTTGGTTATAtttctttgtgtacttttttGGTGCAACAATTGGTTTGGTTTTTCTTAATAACTTGGGACAAATTGCTGAATCAAGAGGAAGCTCTAACACTTCATCTTTGGTGTCTTTGTCTTCATCCTTTGGTTTTTTTGGAAGACTCATGCCATCTCTCATGGACTATTTCCACag GGGAAAATCCAGAGTTTCAAGGCCAGCTTGCATGGTAGCACTAATGTCACCAATGTCATGTGCATTCTTCTTGTTACAAAACAGCACCGAAATCTCACTTTACATCAGCACTGCACTCATTGGCGTCTGCACCGGAGCAATCACTTCCATTGCTGTCTCCACCACAACTGAGTTATTTGGAACAAAGAATTTTTCGGTGAATCACAACGTTGTTGTTGCCAACATTCCAATAGGGTCCTTCATTTTTGGTTACTCGGCTGCTATTCTCTACCATAAGGAAGGGTATAATAGTAATAACATTAATAATCATGGCAAATGCATGGGAATGGATTGCTATGCTAACACTTTCAAAATTTGGAGTTGTTTTTGTCTCCTTGGAACTTTTTTGGCTCTCATACTATATGTTAGGACACGCAAATTTTACTCACAAAGATAG